The Deltaproteobacteria bacterium region TTTCTTCGGAAATTTCTTCCCCGCATTCTTCGCAGATGCCAAAGGTTCCGTCCTCGATCCTGGCCAAAGCCTCTTTGATCTTCAGAATCAGCTTTCTCTCGCGGTCGCGGAGGCGCAATAAAAAATTGCGGTCCGTCTCTAAATTAGCTCGGTCTGTGGGGTCGGGAAAAGTATTTTTATCATTGGTCATGCCGGTGACAGTCTTTTCCGCCTCATTGAGCAAACCTTCTAAACGATTGGTTAGA contains the following coding sequences:
- the dksA gene encoding RNA polymerase-binding protein DksA encodes the protein MEKGRLAYFEELLTNRLEGLLNEAEKTVTGMTNDKNTFPDPTDRANLETDRNFLLRLRDRERKLILKIKEALARIEDGTFGICEECGEEISEERLKARPVTTLCIECKTKAEAEEKKKISLG